The Streptomyces sp. CC0208 genome window below encodes:
- a CDS encoding DUF6299 family protein yields MPVRLALTAAAGAALFLLAAPALPASADPSETVTVDPVGRIAEDGTVTLSGTYRCTGGTGPVFVSSSVDGRSSSERYGIGGTRAECDGVEHHWENTGKVTSGALEPGAIHVEATLMELSLQSGLPLPRFHAAQQQDITLTKG; encoded by the coding sequence ATGCCTGTTCGCCTCGCTCTCACCGCCGCTGCCGGTGCCGCGCTGTTCCTGCTGGCCGCCCCCGCACTGCCCGCGAGCGCCGACCCGTCCGAGACCGTCACCGTCGACCCCGTCGGCCGTATCGCCGAGGACGGCACCGTGACCCTGTCCGGCACCTACCGCTGCACCGGCGGTACGGGCCCCGTGTTCGTGAGCTCCTCCGTGGACGGGCGCTCCTCGTCGGAGCGATACGGCATCGGCGGAACCCGCGCGGAGTGCGACGGCGTGGAGCACCACTGGGAGAACACGGGCAAGGTCACCTCGGGCGCGCTCGAACCGGGTGCGATCCACGTCGAGGCCACCCTCATGGAACTCAGCCTCCAGAGCGGTCTCCCGCTGCCCCGCTTCCACGCGGCCCAGCAGCAGGACATCACCCTGACGAAGGGCTGA
- a CDS encoding DUF5999 family protein gives MCSHQSSCASSDNTAVHIVAAHPEQGWNLLCNGAIVFDDTGELLPDGRVVAPHRVPADQLAVAA, from the coding sequence ATGTGTTCTCACCAGTCTTCGTGCGCTTCGTCCGACAACACCGCCGTGCACATCGTCGCCGCCCACCCCGAGCAGGGCTGGAACCTGCTGTGCAACGGCGCGATCGTCTTCGACGACACCGGCGAGCTGCTGCCCGACGGCCGCGTCGTCGCCCCGCACCGGGTGCCGGCCGACCAGCTGGCCGTCGCCGCCTGA
- a CDS encoding RidA family protein, with protein sequence MSAERINPPELSPPTGFSHAVVATGSRVVFLAGQTALDADGKVVGETLPEQFERALTNLLTALRASGGTPADLARVTVYATDIAAYRAHVRELGRIWRELAGRDYPAMAVVEVVRLWDDQAAVELDGFAVLP encoded by the coding sequence GTGAGCGCCGAGCGCATCAACCCGCCCGAACTGTCCCCGCCCACCGGCTTCTCCCACGCGGTCGTCGCCACCGGATCCCGGGTGGTCTTCCTCGCGGGGCAGACCGCGCTCGACGCCGACGGAAAGGTGGTGGGGGAGACCCTCCCCGAGCAGTTCGAGCGCGCGCTCACGAACCTGCTGACGGCTCTGCGAGCGTCCGGTGGCACGCCCGCCGACCTCGCCCGGGTCACCGTCTACGCCACCGATATCGCCGCCTACCGCGCCCATGTGCGCGAACTCGGCCGCATCTGGCGGGAGTTGGCGGGCCGTGACTATCCCGCGATGGCGGTCGTGGAGGTCGTACGGCTGTGGGACGACCAGGCGGCGGTGGAGCTCGACGGCTTCGCTGTGCTGCCGTAG